A section of the Flaviflexus equikiangi genome encodes:
- the pyrR gene encoding bifunctional pyr operon transcriptional regulator/uracil phosphoribosyltransferase PyrR: protein MNQRTVMDSGDITRSITRMAHEILERNQGADDVILLGIPSRGVPIARRLADAIEKAGGGVVYVGSLDVTMHRDDLRRNPTRAPSPTYIPDGGIDDKIVVLVDDVFFSGRTIRAALDALNTIGRPTAVQLAVLADRGHRELPIRADYVGKNLPTSRSERVFVRLSEIDDTEGVIIEAAR from the coding sequence ATGAATCAACGAACCGTCATGGATAGCGGCGATATCACGCGCTCTATCACACGCATGGCACATGAAATCCTGGAACGGAACCAGGGCGCTGATGACGTCATCCTGTTGGGGATACCGTCACGGGGCGTCCCGATCGCGAGGCGGCTGGCCGATGCGATTGAGAAGGCGGGCGGCGGGGTCGTCTACGTCGGTTCCCTCGATGTCACCATGCACCGCGATGATCTGCGGCGAAACCCGACCCGTGCACCATCCCCCACGTATATCCCAGACGGCGGCATCGACGACAAGATCGTCGTCCTCGTCGATGACGTGTTCTTCTCGGGCCGCACGATCAGGGCAGCGCTCGATGCGCTCAACACGATCGGCCGCCCCACGGCCGTCCAGCTCGCCGTTCTCGCCGACCGCGGGCACCGCGAACTCCCCATTCGGGCCGACTATGTGGGGAAGAACCTCCCCACCTCCCGGTCCGAACGCGTCTTCGTCCGCCTGTCCGAGATCGACGACACCGAGGGCGTCATTATCGAGGCAGCACGGTGA
- a CDS encoding aspartate carbamoyltransferase catalytic subunit: protein MKHLLNAGDLDIAEVLTILDTAETMRDTNKRSIRKLPALAGRTVALMFFEDSTRTRLSFEAAAKRLSADVLNFSAKGSSLSKGESLKDTAQTLAAMGAEAFVIRHSASGAAHRLAHSGWIDAPIINGGDGTHQHPTQALLDAFTMRRHLVGDDRLGKDLSGKKVVIVGDILHSRVARSNLDLLSTLGAEVTLVAPPTLLPVGIGNWPATIRYSLDEAIEEGPDAIMMLRVQHERMTGSGGGFFPSPEEYHRLYGLNMERMGKLPSHTILLHPGPMNRGLEISAEAADQDRSVVLEQVENGVYVRMAVLYLSLANEATA from the coding sequence GTGAAACACCTGCTCAATGCCGGCGATCTTGACATCGCCGAGGTTTTGACGATCCTTGATACCGCTGAGACGATGCGGGACACGAACAAGCGCTCGATCCGCAAGCTTCCCGCCCTGGCGGGACGCACGGTCGCCCTCATGTTCTTCGAAGACTCCACCCGAACCCGCCTCTCGTTCGAGGCGGCCGCGAAGCGACTATCCGCTGACGTGCTGAACTTCTCCGCGAAAGGCTCCTCCCTGTCGAAGGGAGAGTCCCTCAAGGACACGGCGCAGACACTGGCCGCCATGGGAGCGGAGGCGTTCGTCATCCGTCATTCCGCCTCCGGTGCGGCACATCGGCTCGCACATTCGGGATGGATTGACGCTCCGATCATCAACGGCGGGGATGGTACGCACCAGCACCCCACGCAGGCTCTGCTCGACGCGTTCACGATGAGGAGGCACCTCGTGGGCGACGACCGTCTGGGGAAAGACCTCTCCGGGAAGAAGGTCGTCATCGTCGGCGATATCCTTCATTCGCGCGTGGCACGCTCCAACCTCGACCTGCTGTCCACCCTCGGCGCGGAGGTCACCCTCGTGGCGCCCCCGACGCTGCTGCCCGTCGGCATCGGCAACTGGCCGGCAACAATCCGCTATAGCCTCGACGAGGCGATCGAGGAGGGCCCGGATGCGATCATGATGCTTCGCGTCCAGCACGAGCGCATGACAGGATCCGGGGGCGGGTTCTTCCCCTCACCGGAGGAATACCATCGCCTGTACGGTCTCAACATGGAGAGGATGGGGAAGCTTCCCAGCCACACCATCCTGTTGCATCCGGGCCCGATGAATCGGGGCCTGGAGATCTCGGCCGAGGCGGCCGACCAGGACCGTTCGGTTGTTCTCGAACAGGTCGAAAACGGCGTGTATGTGCGCATGGCCGTCCTGTATCTTTCACTGGCAAACGAGGCGACAGCATGA
- a CDS encoding dihydroorotase, whose protein sequence is MSILFTNASILGAEPTDIRTEGATIAEIGTGLPAGDSLVIDASGLIALPGLIDLHTHLRQPGREDAETVLSGTKAAAAGGFTCVHAMANTTPTQDTAGVVEQVAKLGKKAGYAYVQPVGAVTVGLKGERLAELEAMFESRANVTMFSDDGQCVSDPVLMRRALEYVRSFGGVIAQHAQEPRLTEGAQMHEGDVSAEIGLAGWPAVAEESIIARDCLLTQHVGSRLHVLHVSTKGSVELIRWAKAQGINVTAEATPHHISLDHSKARSYDPRFKVNPPLRTETDIAALKEAIADGTIDTIGTDHAPHPVEGKDCEWAAGAFGMTGLETALPVIHHELVNSGILDWAGVARVMSTKPAEIGGIADQGRPIAVGEPANMCFYDPDAPFTVRGAEQNTKSTNTPWEGVTLPGRVMHTVFRGHLTCREGKVTE, encoded by the coding sequence ATGAGCATCCTATTCACCAACGCATCTATTCTCGGCGCAGAACCCACCGATATTCGCACCGAGGGGGCGACGATCGCCGAGATCGGCACGGGTCTGCCCGCGGGCGATTCCCTCGTCATCGACGCATCCGGCCTGATCGCCCTGCCCGGCCTCATCGACCTCCACACCCACCTGCGCCAGCCCGGGCGAGAAGACGCCGAGACCGTCCTGTCGGGCACGAAGGCGGCAGCCGCGGGCGGCTTCACGTGCGTCCACGCCATGGCGAACACGACACCGACGCAGGATACTGCGGGCGTTGTCGAACAGGTTGCCAAGCTCGGCAAGAAGGCCGGCTACGCCTATGTCCAGCCCGTCGGTGCCGTCACCGTGGGGCTCAAGGGCGAACGCCTCGCCGAGCTCGAGGCCATGTTCGAGTCCCGCGCGAACGTCACGATGTTCTCGGATGATGGGCAGTGCGTCTCGGACCCCGTCCTCATGCGGCGGGCCCTCGAATACGTGCGCTCCTTTGGCGGCGTCATCGCCCAGCATGCTCAGGAGCCCCGTCTCACGGAGGGGGCGCAGATGCACGAGGGGGATGTCTCAGCCGAGATCGGCCTGGCGGGATGGCCGGCGGTGGCGGAGGAATCCATCATCGCCCGCGACTGCCTCCTCACCCAGCACGTCGGCTCCCGCCTGCACGTCCTCCACGTCTCCACGAAGGGCAGCGTCGAGCTGATCCGCTGGGCGAAGGCGCAGGGCATCAACGTGACCGCCGAGGCGACACCCCACCACATCTCTCTCGATCACTCGAAGGCACGCTCCTACGATCCCCGCTTCAAGGTCAACCCGCCCCTGCGGACCGAGACCGATATCGCGGCCCTCAAAGAGGCGATCGCGGACGGCACGATCGACACGATCGGCACCGACCACGCACCCCACCCGGTCGAGGGCAAGGACTGTGAGTGGGCGGCGGGCGCGTTCGGCATGACAGGGCTCGAGACAGCGCTTCCCGTCATCCACCACGAACTCGTCAATTCGGGCATTTTGGACTGGGCGGGTGTTGCGCGAGTAATGTCGACCAAGCCTGCCGAGATCGGCGGGATCGCCGATCAGGGCCGCCCCATCGCCGTGGGGGAGCCCGCCAACATGTGCTTCTACGATCCGGACGCGCCCTTCACGGTGCGCGGAGCGGAGCAGAACACGAAGTCGACGAACACGCCATGGGAGGGTGTCACCCTCCCCGGACGGGTCATGCACACCGTATTCCGCGGACACCTCACGTGCCGCGAAGGAAAGGTAACTGAATGA
- the efp gene encoding elongation factor P, with product MATSNDLKNGMVLVIDNQLWSVIEFQHVKPGKGPAFVRTKLKNVLSGKIIDRTLNAGVKVETATVDRRDMQFLYNDGTDYVFMDLETYDQLNISPEVVGDAKNFLLENQTAIVATHEGTVLFIELPTSVVLEITYTEPGLQGDRSSAGTKPATLETGYEIQVPLFLNENTKVKVDTRTGDYLGRASE from the coding sequence GTGGCTACATCGAACGATCTCAAGAACGGCATGGTGCTCGTCATCGACAACCAGTTGTGGTCTGTCATCGAGTTCCAGCACGTCAAGCCCGGCAAGGGCCCGGCGTTCGTCCGCACCAAGCTCAAGAACGTCCTCTCCGGCAAGATCATCGACCGCACGCTCAACGCGGGTGTCAAGGTCGAGACCGCGACGGTGGACCGCCGCGACATGCAGTTCCTGTACAACGACGGCACCGACTACGTCTTCATGGACCTCGAGACCTACGACCAGCTGAACATCAGCCCCGAGGTCGTGGGGGATGCGAAGAACTTCCTCCTCGAGAACCAGACCGCGATCGTCGCGACGCACGAGGGCACCGTTCTCTTCATCGAGCTGCCCACCTCCGTCGTCCTCGAGATCACATACACGGAGCCCGGCCTGCAGGGAGATCGCTCCTCGGCCGGCACGAAGCCCGCCACGCTCGAGACCGGCTACGAGATCCAGGTTCCCCTGTTCCTCAATGAGAACACCAAGGTCAAGGTCGATACCCGCACGGGCGACTACCTCGGTCGCGCTTCAGAATAG
- a CDS encoding transcription antitermination factor NusB has translation MARKGLTQRKRALDVIFEAEQKDILVPGLLRELLAERQEVSTHQVPIQKLGVDLVDLVADHLYEIDGMIDDYSKFGLRRLSSIDRAVLRLGVGEIYYGGTNVAEAIRDYSEIVRELGNDKSIGFITAVFHRTKESLTGETKAHDTVPVAPSGVSAGSPAESAESASAVSAESAD, from the coding sequence GTGGCTCGCAAAGGTCTCACTCAGCGCAAGCGGGCCCTCGACGTCATCTTCGAGGCCGAGCAGAAGGACATCCTCGTCCCCGGCCTGCTCCGCGAGCTTCTCGCTGAACGCCAAGAAGTATCGACCCACCAGGTCCCCATCCAGAAGCTCGGGGTGGACCTCGTCGACCTCGTCGCCGATCACCTGTATGAGATCGACGGCATGATCGATGACTATTCGAAGTTCGGTCTGCGCAGGCTCTCCTCGATCGACCGCGCCGTGCTGCGGCTCGGCGTCGGCGAGATCTACTACGGCGGCACGAATGTGGCCGAGGCGATCCGCGACTATTCGGAGATCGTCCGCGAACTCGGCAACGACAAGTCGATCGGCTTCATCACAGCCGTCTTCCACCGCACGAAGGAAAGCCTGACGGGCGAGACGAAGGCTCACGACACGGTTCCCGTGGCACCGTCCGGAGTCTCGGCGGGATCGCCCGCTGAGTCGGCGGAATCGGCTTCGGCTGTCTCGGCCGAGTCTGCTGACTGA